In Hymenobacter volaticus, the genomic window TTGTTCCGTCTGGAACTTCCACCTCGATGCCGTCGAAAGTTATTTTAGCCATTTAAGTTAAAGACGTTAAGATTTCGTCGGTCATGCAGCAAGCAAGGCAAGCAGCGCATGACGGTCTGATTTAGGCCAGTACCGCTTTGCCTTGGTACACTGCGCCAGGTTGGGCAGCTTCCTTGGCGTGCGTTACGTGCCACTCGAATTCGTCGCGGAAGTGACGAACGGCAGCGGCCACCGGCCAAGCAGCGGCTTCGCCAAGTGGGCAAATGGTGTTGCCCTCGATTTGCTTGGCTACACTCACCAGCAAGTCGATGTCTTCCATGTGGCCGTGGCCGTGCTCCAAGCGGTGCAACACCTTTTCCAACCAGCCCGTACCCTCACGGCAAGGCGAGCATTGCCCGCATGACTCGTGGTGGTAGAAACGGGAGAAGCTCCAGGTGTTGCGCACGATGCAGGTTGTCTCGTCCATGGCAATGAAACCACCCGAGCCAAGCATAGTACCCGTCACGAAGCCACCATCCGAAAGCGACTCGTAACTCATGAGGCGAGGCTCACCAGCAGCCGTTTTCAGGATCAGCTCTTTGGGTAGAATTGGAACGGACGAACCACCGGCTACTACAGCCTTCAACTCGCGACCTTTCCAGATGCCGCCGCAGTACTCATCGGAGTAGATAAATTCCTCAACGGGCAAGCCCAACTCGATTTCGTAGATGCCCGGCTTGTTGAGGTGGCCACAAGCCGAAAACAGCTTGGTGCCGGTGCTCCGGCCAACGCCAATCTTCGCGTATTCCTCACCGCCATCGTTCACGATAACCGGGACGGCCGCAATAGATTCTACGTTGTTTACCACCGTCGGACGGGCGTAGAGGCCTTGCACAGCCGGAAATGGTGGTTTGTTGCGTGGGTTACCCCGCTTGCCTTCCAAGGATTCCAGCAAAGCAGTTTCTTCGCCGCAGATGTATGCGCCGCCACCGGGATGCACAAATAGGTCTAGGTCGTAACCCGAACCCAAGATGTTTTTGCCAAGGAAACCAGCCGCATATGCTTCTGCAATGGCTTTCTCTAGAATGCGCAGCACGTACAACAACTCGCCGCGGATATAGATGTACGAGGTGTTTG contains:
- the nuoF gene encoding NADH-quinone oxidoreductase subunit NuoF; the encoded protein is MGRKLLTEHINVEGIDTFEVYRKHGGYRSVEKALKTMTPDEVVEEVKKSGLRGRGGAGFPTGMKWSFLAKPEGVPRYLVCNADESEPGTFKDRQLMSKLPHLLVEGMITSSYALGANTSYIYIRGELLYVLRILEKAIAEAYAAGFLGKNILGSGYDLDLFVHPGGGAYICGEETALLESLEGKRGNPRNKPPFPAVQGLYARPTVVNNVESIAAVPVIVNDGGEEYAKIGVGRSTGTKLFSACGHLNKPGIYEIELGLPVEEFIYSDEYCGGIWKGRELKAVVAGGSSVPILPKELILKTAAGEPRLMSYESLSDGGFVTGTMLGSGGFIAMDETTCIVRNTWSFSRFYHHESCGQCSPCREGTGWLEKVLHRLEHGHGHMEDIDLLVSVAKQIEGNTICPLGEAAAWPVAAAVRHFRDEFEWHVTHAKEAAQPGAVYQGKAVLA